The sequence ATCCCTTCCTTGGCCAGTTCGGTTGCCAGCCCATCGCGTCGGCGTTTCGATCCGTCCGACTTCTGATAGCCGACGTATGCAACATGCTCGAAACCAGCTTCGGTCAAATGCTTGGCAGCCAGGTAACCAACCGAATGGACATCGGTATAAACCGAAACGAGGCCAGAGTCGATCAAGTCTCCCCCGGCGATTACCACCGGAACCCGGCCACGCTTAAGCCAAGAGAGAATACCCGGATTACGCCCCGCCGAAACAATCGCCCCGTCCACCTTACCGGCCCACGGAGGATTGCCCACCAGGTTCGGATCGTTGCTGGAATAACGAAAGTCGCGGACCTGAATCGAAGGATACTCCTCGATGTAGTTCAGCAACCCTTGCAGAACACGGCGGGAATAGTCCGTCCACGACGCGGCGTGAATACCAATGGTGATCTTGTCGGTCATCAGCTTCCCTGGCAAAGGTGCAAGTCAACGGCGTGCGCGATATTTCATGGTTTTCTGCGCGAAGTTTTATGTGTATTTCTCTATTTTTGCAATAGTCGGCCCCACAAATTACGAACCTAATAACGCATTTTGCAGCCTCACTAGCCGATTCACAAGCCGCAAAGCCCAGTTTGCGTACTGGATTTCACTTGGGTAAAAATAGCATATATTCGAAAACCATGCCCAACTTGCCACCCCGCCCGTTCTTGTTAGGAATATCTCCCGAATGTTTCGTTTTTTTCTTCCCCTCGCTTTGCTTTGCCTAGCACTTCCGGCCAATTCGCCAGCCTTGGGACAAGACCTAGAACTGGCTTCTCCCTTTGGCGACCACATGGTTCTTCAACGGGAATTGCCGCTGAACGTCTGGGGGTGGAGCAAGCCCCACACACACGTTGAGGTGGTCCTCGCCGATCAAACAGCCACCACGCAATCCGACGACCAGGGACGTTGGCAACTTCAACTTAAGCCCATGCCTGCTGGCGGCCCATTTACAATGACCACCACCAGCGAAGGTCAGTCGATTGCGCTGGAAGATGTGCTTGTCGGGGAAGTTTGGATCTGCTCAGGCCAATCGAACATGCAGATGGGGTACGGCGGTATTCCCGAGATCAAGGATCTGGCCCAAAAAGCCAAGAGTCTTCCCATCCGCTGCTTGAGCGTGCGTCAGGATGTTGCTTTCGAGCCGCAAGCGAAGTGCCATGCTCGCTGGATTGTCGGTCCTGGCTCGAGCGCGGTCGCCACGACATTTGCCTACGATCTGCAACAAGCCCTCGATGTGCCGGTCGCGGTGATCGAGACTTCATGGGGAAGTTCGTCCATCGAAGGCTGGATGCCACGCAGCATGGCCCCAGAGATGCCTCACTTCGCCCAGCAGCTTAAACAACTCGACACCCAAGATCACGATCGAGTCGCCAAGTTAATCCAAGATCGCGACGCTGGTAAGAAGTGGATCTTGGAAGACAACATCTACCTGCGAACACGCCCCAATCTTCTTTACAACGCCATGCTTTACCCGCTGGCCCCATATACGGTACGCGGCATGGTGTGGTACCAAGGCGAAGCGAATGCTGGTTCGCTGTCTTCAATGAAACAGTACGGCGAGACATTACCGGCTTGGACTAAGCACTTGCGATCGCTCTGGACGGAAGACCTCCAAGTACTGGCCGTGATGCTGCCCCGTTATGGCCACATTGCTGGTTCTTCTCCCACCAAAGAGGTCGCCTCGCCGACAGGCCATAGCTGGGCTTGGTTCCGTGAATCTCAGGCCAAACTCTTGACGCTTCCTAACACGGGCATTGCCAACACCATCGACCTGGGTGACGTGAAAGATATTCACCCCAAAGACAAACGCCCAATCGGTAAACGGCTAGCCTTGATTGCCGAGAACTTACTTAACCCAGGCTCGGTCGAAGCATCTGGCCCAACTTTCGCCGAACTGAAATTAGAGGGTAGTGCGGCCGTAGTTAAGCTGAGCCATGCCGAAGGCCTGCAAACGAACGATGGCAAGTCGCCGACAGGCTTCTGGATCGCTGGAAAAGATCGCCAGTGGAAGCCAGCCGAGGCGGAAATTGCCGGGGAGAGCATCCGGCTAACCCACCCGGAAGTCCCCCAACCGACCGCAGTTCGCTACGCATTTGCCGCCTTTCCAGAAGTGAACTTGGTAAACGCTCAGCAGTTGCCTGCGGTTCCATTCCGCACGGATGACGACCAACCCTAGGGACATCTCTTAGGTCAGCGAGGCAATCGCTTCTCGATTTCTGGCGATTTCGTAAAAAGCAGGCAAAATCGCCCCTTATTTTGCATGAAACACCTCCTCCTAACCCTCTAAACTAGTAAGAACTTCGCTCGCTCGACTCCTTCCTCACGGCTTGCCTATGACTCGCACGATCGCCCTGGCTGTACTTGCCTGCCTGACGCTGTTTTCACATCCGCTTGAAGCGGGTGAGAAAGAACGCCCCAACATTTTGATTCTGTATGCCGACGATCTCGGCTATGGCGATCTTTCGTGTTACAACCCAAAAGGCAAAATCCCCACGCCCAATCTCGATCGCCTGGCGGCTGAAGGAATGCGTTTCACCGATGGGCATTCGTCCTCTGGGATTTGTACGCCCAGCCGTTACGCCCTCCTGACCGGAAGGCACCATTGGCGCGACTTTCATGGCATCGTCGGAGCTATGGGGCCCTCGGTGTTTCAGCCGGAACGGCTTACGATGCCAGAAATGCTGCAAGCAAAAGGGTACACCACGGCATGCATCGGCAAGTGGCATTTAGGCTGGGACTGGGAAGCCATTCGTACCAAGAAAGGGATCGGTCCCGATTGCTTTGATTGGTCGCAACCGATTCCAGATGGCCCCTTGGCGCACGGATTCGACCATTACTTCGGCGACACGGTAATTAACTTTCCGCCGTACGCTTGGATCGAAGACAATCAGATGGCGCAAATCCCCGATACGCTGAAAGACGAAAAGACCTGGAAGAAAATCAAAGAAGGGAACTGGGAATGTCGCCCTGGCCCCATGGTTACCGGTTGGGATCCTTACGCCGTATTGCCAACCCTGACCGAAAAGGGCGTGGCCTATTTAGAGTCACGCAAAAACCAGGACGAACCGTTCTTTTTGTATTTTGCGTTTCCTTGCCCCCACGCCCCCATCATCCCGAACGATGCCTTCGACGGTAAAAGCGGGGCCGGGCCGTTCGGCGATTTTGTCGTCGAGACCGACGCGATGGTGGGCAAACTGTTAGACGCCCTCGAAAAATCGGGCCAGGCCGACAACACCATCGTGGTCTTCACGGCAGATAACGGACCGGAACATTACGCCTACGCCCGAGACGAAAAGTTTGGGCATTGGTCGGCGGAACCTTTCCGGGGCCTTAAGCGTGATATCTACGAAGGAGGACACCACGTCCCCTTCATCATCCGCTGGCCTGGCATCACACAAGCAGGCCAAGTTAGCGATGTTTTGGTCTCGCAAATCGACTTGATGGCGACCTTCGCTGACCAACTAGGCTATCAACTTCCCGACGATGCCGCCGAAGATTCTCACAGCATGCTTTCCTATCTGAAAGGGGAAGCCGACCAGGTTCGTCAGACGCATGTGCATAACACGTTCGCCAACGAATACGCAATCCGCGACGGCGACTGGCTCCTCGTCGACGCGAAAACCGGGTATCGCTCGCGTGGTTTCAAGCCATGGGAAGCCCGCCATGATTATCCTGGCGACGACAATCAGGCCGTTGAACTTTACAATCTGGCAAACGACATTGGCCAACGAAAAAACCTAGCCACCGAGCATCCCCAGAAAGTGCAGCAGCTACAAGATTTGCTGGCAAAGCTCCAAAAACAAGGGCACTCGGCCCCCCGTTTAGAAAAGCAAAACAGACCATGAGACATCGCCTCATCCTTGTCGTGGCGTTGCTGAGTTCCCTCTCGGTAGGTTCGCTTTCGGCAGACGACCTACCCAATATCGTCTACGTGCTCTGCGACGATCTCGGCTACGGTGACGTTCAATGCTTGAATCCAGAACACGGAAAAATCAAAACGCCGTGTGCGGACCGGTTGGCGGCGGTAGGGATGATCTTCACCGACGCGCATTCCGGTTCTTCCGTTTGTACACCAACCCGGTATGGTCTGCTCACGGGGCGTTACAGTTGGCGTACCAAGTTGCAGCGGGGCGTGGTGACGGGCTTCGCCCCTTGCCTAATCGCAGAGAGTCGCCCTACGGTAGCAAGCTTCTTACGCGAGCACGGCTATCAAACGGCAATCATCGGCAAGTGGCACTTAAACTTTCAATATTGCGATCCTCAAACAGGCAAGCCCTATCACGCAAAGCAGTTCAAGTCTCCGCCCGTTGGCAGCAAGATTCCCGATGGCCCAGTCGCGCGAGGGTTCGATTACTTTCACGGTTTCCATC comes from Bremerella cremea and encodes:
- a CDS encoding sulfatase family protein, yielding MTRTIALAVLACLTLFSHPLEAGEKERPNILILYADDLGYGDLSCYNPKGKIPTPNLDRLAAEGMRFTDGHSSSGICTPSRYALLTGRHHWRDFHGIVGAMGPSVFQPERLTMPEMLQAKGYTTACIGKWHLGWDWEAIRTKKGIGPDCFDWSQPIPDGPLAHGFDHYFGDTVINFPPYAWIEDNQMAQIPDTLKDEKTWKKIKEGNWECRPGPMVTGWDPYAVLPTLTEKGVAYLESRKNQDEPFFLYFAFPCPHAPIIPNDAFDGKSGAGPFGDFVVETDAMVGKLLDALEKSGQADNTIVVFTADNGPEHYAYARDEKFGHWSAEPFRGLKRDIYEGGHHVPFIIRWPGITQAGQVSDVLVSQIDLMATFADQLGYQLPDDAAEDSHSMLSYLKGEADQVRQTHVHNTFANEYAIRDGDWLLVDAKTGYRSRGFKPWEARHDYPGDDNQAVELYNLANDIGQRKNLATEHPQKVQQLQDLLAKLQKQGHSAPRLEKQNRP
- a CDS encoding sialate O-acetylesterase; protein product: MFRFFLPLALLCLALPANSPALGQDLELASPFGDHMVLQRELPLNVWGWSKPHTHVEVVLADQTATTQSDDQGRWQLQLKPMPAGGPFTMTTTSEGQSIALEDVLVGEVWICSGQSNMQMGYGGIPEIKDLAQKAKSLPIRCLSVRQDVAFEPQAKCHARWIVGPGSSAVATTFAYDLQQALDVPVAVIETSWGSSSIEGWMPRSMAPEMPHFAQQLKQLDTQDHDRVAKLIQDRDAGKKWILEDNIYLRTRPNLLYNAMLYPLAPYTVRGMVWYQGEANAGSLSSMKQYGETLPAWTKHLRSLWTEDLQVLAVMLPRYGHIAGSSPTKEVASPTGHSWAWFRESQAKLLTLPNTGIANTIDLGDVKDIHPKDKRPIGKRLALIAENLLNPGSVEASGPTFAELKLEGSAAVVKLSHAEGLQTNDGKSPTGFWIAGKDRQWKPAEAEIAGESIRLTHPEVPQPTAVRYAFAAFPEVNLVNAQQLPAVPFRTDDDQP